The segment GGTGAAGCTCAACGCGATCACTTCCATAAGATTCTTTCAGCATGGCGTAATCAGCTTCGTGAAGAAGTTGATCGTACAGTAAACCATATGCAAGACGAGGCCGCTAACTTCCCAGATCCTGTCGATCGTGCAGCTCAGGAAGAAGAATTCAGCCTTGAATTACGTAACCGTGACCGTGAACGTAAACTGATCAAAAAAATCGAAAAAACGCTAAAGCGCATTGAAGAAGATGATTTCGGCTTCTGTGACTCTTGTGGTATCGAGATCGGTATTCGTCGTTTAGAAGCTCGTCCAACAGCAGAACTTTGCATTGATTGTAAGACACTTGCAGAAATCAAAGAAAAGCAAATGGCAGGCTAATTACGTCACCTGCGTTAATGCCTAATTTTAGAGGGAGCGAAAGCTCCCTCTTTCGTTTACACTAACGTGCGATTTAATTTGTGTGGCGCTATTATTAGCGCGACTTATCCATGTTGAACATTGCTTGCGCTCTAATCACGCTCAATTGAGCTTAAGATTAGCTCGCACCAAACTGAATAAGGTTCTGTATTAAGAGTCTTATTCAGTTTGGAGGGTTTGCCTTGCTGCAGTATCCCCTAGCTCTGGTCAACATATTTTAACGCCGAGCCTAGTCACCTAATCAGGTCTAGGCTGCTTTATTGTTCATAATTTATGACACAGACGACACAATATATAGGACGCTTTGCGCCATCACCCTCAGGGCCACTTCATTTCGGATCATTGATAGCCGCACTCGGTAGCTACTTGCAAGCCAAGTCACACCAAGGGCGCTGGATTGTCAGAATGGAAGATCTCGACCCACCACGAGAAATGCCAGGTGCTGCAGATGATATTCTTCGTACTCTTGAAGCTTATGGCTTTACGTGGGACGGTGGAATT is part of the Photobacterium angustum genome and harbors:
- the dksA gene encoding RNA polymerase-binding protein DksA, with product MPESNVKKSLGILAIAGVEPYQEKAGEEYMGEAQRDHFHKILSAWRNQLREEVDRTVNHMQDEAANFPDPVDRAAQEEEFSLELRNRDRERKLIKKIEKTLKRIEEDDFGFCDSCGIEIGIRRLEARPTAELCIDCKTLAEIKEKQMAG